The following are encoded in a window of Schistocerca nitens isolate TAMUIC-IGC-003100 chromosome 9, iqSchNite1.1, whole genome shotgun sequence genomic DNA:
- the LOC126204234 gene encoding nuclear speckle splicing regulatory protein 1-like — protein sequence MCYEATWKKDVQIKKMSKKDMQERYGKRNAKKIHTKKMYQKCVQTKCKKDDMHKRCGKRKKHTKIKEMQGKRLAKRHGKMQKRKRDRKKRHKRTMKRNKQKNNAKSTNKKETQKKEMQKNTQKQHT from the exons ATGTGCTATGAAGCGACATGGAAAAAGGATGTGCAAATAAAAAAGATGAGCAAAAAAGACATGCAAGAAAGATATGGAAAAAGAAATGCGAaaaaaatacatacaaagaagATGTATCAAAAATGTGTCCAAACAAAGTGCAAAAAAGATGACATGCATAAAAGATGTGGAAAAAG GAAAAAACAcaccaaaataaaagaaatgcaaggCAAGAGACTTGCAAAAAGACATGGAAAAATGCAAAAAAGGAAGAGAGACAGAAAAAAGAGACACAAACGCACTATGaaaagaaataagcaaaaaaataatgcaaaaagtacaaacaaaaaagagacacaaaagaaagaaatgcagaaaaaTACGCAAAAACAGCATACATAA